Proteins encoded in a region of the Vicia villosa cultivar HV-30 ecotype Madison, WI linkage group LG5, Vvil1.0, whole genome shotgun sequence genome:
- the LOC131601094 gene encoding aspartyl protease family protein At5g10770 encodes MNFPFFFSFFLFLVSFYFITANGVCEFQQKKVFKLQMLQRKHQVGPKGCILPESRKEKGAIILEMKDRGYCSERRINWNRKVQKQLMLDNLRVRLMQNRIRTKVSSHGLEQSSDIQIPLASGINLETLNYIVTLGLGNQNMTVIIDTGSDLTWVQCDPCLSCYNQQGPVFNPSNSSSYKSLPCNSSTCQNLQLTTGNTEACESSNPSSCNYAVNYGDGSYTDGELGVEHVSFGGSSVSNFVFGCGRNNKGLFGGVSGLMGLGRSNLSLISQTNTTFGGVFSYCLPTTENGASGSLVIGNESSVFKNLTPIAYTSMVSNPQLSNFYILNLTGIDVGGVALEDASFGNGGVLIDSGTVITRLAPSVYNALKTEFLKQFSGYPFAPGLSILDTCFNLTGIEEVSIPNLSMHFEDNVDLNVDAAGILYMVKDDTSQVCLALASLADENDMAIIGNYQQRNQRVIYDAKQSKIGFAVEECSFT; translated from the exons ATGAACTTCCCTTTCTTCTTCTCATTCTTTCTCTTCCTTGTTTCCTTTTACTTCATAACTGCAAATGGGGTTTGTGAGTTTCAACAGAAGAAGGTTTTCAAACTGCAAATGTTGCAGAGAAAACACCAAGTTGGTCCCAAAGGTTGCATCCTCCCAGAATCAA GAAAGGAGAAAGGAGCTATTATACTGGAAATGAAGGATAGAGGTTATTGCTCAGAGAGGAGAATTAACTGGAACAGAAAGGTTCAGAAACAGTTAATGTTAGATAATCTTCGAGTTCGTTTGATGCAAAACAGGATTCGAACAAAGGTTTCGAGCCATGGTTTAGAACAATCTTCAGATATCCAAATTCCACTAGCTTCTGGTATAAATTTGGAAACTTTGAACTACATTGTGACATTGGGATTGGGTAATCAGAACATGACTGTGATAATCGATACCGGAAGCGACTTAACATGGGTTCAATGTGATCCTTGTTTGTCATGTTATAATCAACAAGGACCTGTTTTCAACCCTTCTAATTCTTCTTCGTATAAATCGTTACCCTGCAATTCATCGACGTGTCAAAATCTTCAACTTACTACAGGAAATACAGAAGCGTGTGAAAGCAGTAATCCATCAAGTTGTAACTATGCTGTTAACTATGGGGATGGATCATATACTGATGGAGAGCTAGGTGTTGAGCATGTCAGTTTTGGAGGTAGTTCAGTGAGTAATTTTGTTTTCGGTTGCGGTAGGAACAACAAAGGTTTATTCGGTGGAGTTTCTGGTTTAATGGGGTTGGGAAGAAGTAATCTTTCATTGATATCTCAAACCAATACTACATTTGGAGGAGTTTTCTCCTACTGTTTACCAACAACAGAAAATGGAGCTTCTGGTTCATTAGTTATAGGTAACGAGTCGTCGGTTTTCAAGAACCTTACTCCAATTGCTTACACCAGTATGGTTTCGAATCCACAGTTATCGAATTTTTATATACTTAATCTCACTGGCATAGATGTCGGCGGTGTGGCTCTAGAAGATGCAAGCTTCGGCAACGGAGGCGTTCTGATTGATTCGGGGACGGTGATCACTAGACTAGCACCATCTGTTTATAATGCTTTGAAGACAGAGTTTTTGAAACAGTTTTCTGGTTACCCTTTTGCACCAGGGCTTTCAATTTTGGATACCTGTTTTAATCTCACTGGTATTGAGGAAGTTAGCATACCTAACCTAAGTATGCATTTCGAAGACAATGTTGATCTGAATGTGGATGCAGCCGGTATTCTGTATATGGTAAAAGATGATACTTCACAAGTTTGTTTGGCACTTGCAAGTCTAGCTGATGAAAATGACATGGCCATCATTGGGAATTATCAGCAAAGAAATCAGAGGGTAATATATGATGCCAAACAGTCCAAAATTGGATTTGCAGTGGAGGAATGCAGTTTCACTTAA
- the LOC131601095 gene encoding cyclin-dependent kinase B1-2-like yields MEKYEKIEKVGEGTYGKVYKAKETSTGQIVALKKTRLEMDEEGVPPTALREVSLLQMLSQSLYIVRLLNVEHVDKIPKSASHSATPKPILYLVFEYLDTDLKKFIDTFRKGANPRPLPSSLVQSFLFQLCKGVAHCHSHGVLHRDLKPQNLLLDQQKGILKIADLGLGRAFTVPLKSYTHEIVTLWYRAPEVLLGSTTYSTGVDIWSVGCIFAEMVRRQALFPGDSEYQQLLNIFKLLGTPTEQQWPGVSSLRDWHVYPKWEPQNLTRAVPSLAPEGVDLLSKMLKYNPCERISAKAALDHPYFDSLDKSQY; encoded by the exons atggaaaagtacGAAAAGATCGAGAAAGTCGGAGAAGGAACCTACGGCAAAGTATACAAAGCGAAAGAAACATCCACCGGCCAAATCGTGGCCCTCAAAAAAACCCGACTCGAAATGGACGAAGAAGGCGTCCCTCCCACCGCCCTCCGCGAAGTCTCCCTTCTCCAAATGCTCTCTCAATCTCTCTACATCGTCCGCCTCCTCAACGTCGAGCACGTCGACAAAATCCCCAAGTCCGCCTCCCATTCTGCAACCCCTAAGCCGATCCTGTACCTCGTTTTCGAGTATCTCGATACCGATCTGAAGAAATTTATCGATACTTTTCGCAAAGGAGCGAACCCTAGGCCGTTGCCGAGTTCGCTTGTTCAGAGTTTTCTGTTTCAGCTTTGTAAGGGGGTGGCTCATTGTCATAGTCATGGTGTGCTTCATAGGGATTTGAAGCCGCAGAATTTGCTGCTTGATCAGCAGAAAGGGATTTTGAAGATTGCTGATCTTGGTCTTGGGAGAGCTTTTACTGTTCCGCTTAAGAGTTATACGCATGAGATTGTTACTCTTTGGTATAGAGCTCCTGAGGTTTTGCTTGGATCTACTACTTACTCTACTGGTGTTGATATCTGGTCTGTTGGATGTATTTTCG CTGAGATGGTGAGGAGACAGGCTTTGTTTCCAGGGGATTCTGAATATCAGCAGCTTCTTAACATATTCAA gcTTTTGGGGACTCCAACGGAGCAACAATGGCCGGGAGTTAGCTCCTTGCGTGATTGGCATGTCTACCCAAAGTGGGAGCCTCAAAACTTGACAAGAGCTGTGCCGTCTTTGGCACCTGAAGGAGTGGACCTTCTCTCG AAAATGCTCAAGTATAATCCCTGTGAGAGAATATCTGCCAAAGCAGCACTTGATCATCCCTACTTTGACAGTCTTGACAAGTCTCAATATTAA